Genomic DNA from Diorhabda carinulata isolate Delta chromosome 10, icDioCari1.1, whole genome shotgun sequence:
ACGAATTCGTCCTCGAAAGTTTGCAGTTTTGTTGAGTACATCGTTGATGTACAAGAGAAAAAGagtaggtgacaagatgcatcccAGAGGAATACCAGCATTGACCTTAAACCTTTAGTAGATGTATCCATCGATAGCGACctggatggatcggtctttgagaaaACTACTAAGCTAACCTATAAGTAAGGACGACAAACTgtacgatcttaatttatttagaatgttgtcaaatgtcaaatcaTGTCAAATCCTATCAAAAGCCTTCAATATGCCCAATGCGATTGCTCATGTTGGTGACAAAGGCCAGAAGGTTCTTGGTTGAAGATTTgctggttaacgactttctGCCATTGGCTGGGACTAAAGCAATCAAATAGTAATTGTTGGGGGTcgtcttctttctttttttttttttgatagcaAGATTTCAATCTGCGAGGAATAGAGAACTTTGAGTTTATGTTTTCTGTACTGTTTACCATTATATTTTGAGTGCATcccttttgtttttaatcagttctataataaatggaataaatcaGTCCACAATATTCATGGATATTCTTTCATATAACATTTCTTTAgattcatcatttattttcttaCGTCTAAGGAAAACTCAAATTATGATGATTGGAGCACTCATAAAAGTGATCAAGAAGTAATAaagagaattaaaaataatactaacGGTCCGTTCCGATCTTCATCGTCCattatttctttagttttcgatttctttgattttccttttttaccAATTTTACTTCCGGCAGATCCAGTTAAACAGGCAGCTCTCAAATCGTGATAATATTCAATAGCGGGTTTGAGTCCAGGTATATCATCAGATTCCTCTTCCCAAGTCGCTTGATCGTAGGTTAATTCACGCCATTTTACTAAATACAAGGTCCTACCATCTCGCATCGTCCTATGATTAATTACACGATGAACTACAAGCCATTCAGGTTTAACTCcgtatttgtaatatttttcttccagTTCTTCGTCGTTATTTTTACCGCCCATTTTTAAtaatctgtaaaaaaattaatataaaataataaaatctatatgcatattattaattatacatACCTGGTACAACGACTGTCTGATTCATCTATTGGTTCTTCGATCTTCGGAGGTTCCTCCATATCCCATTTTCGGGAATAACTACGGAACATTAGAGGATGATACACGTCCAATTGGAGCTCGGTTATCCAACTACAATGCCAATAAGATTgctgaaattgaaaatttgattatatattcattattaaagtTGATTGgcttaaaaataattgtagaatattcctttttttatactattttggGTGTGGAATAAATATTCTGGTTCGTTCTATATTAATTTCTTTCACCGTCTTTTGTCTTATTCTCTTCCTCCATAAAATTCACCTTTCTCTTTTATGTGATTCATACCGCTGTTTACTGCCTATTTCTTCAATTGTTGATTTTATCCATTTATTCTACTGTCTTTTGTCTCTTGTTCTCTTCTTTCCATCCAATTTTCTGTTGTTGGTACTGTGTATATACtttcttttccatatttacaTTTGGTTTATTCCTATATCATTTATTCATTCCTTAGTTaacatttgttaatttattgCTCTTCAATTTCCTGTCTTCTGTCAACATACCTCCAAGGTACTCATGCGTGGAAATATCTATGGTGTTCTATAggcaataataaatttttacattatatattGAATTAACTGTATAATATCCCTGGATACCTATTGGTGATGATTGTTTTTACACATGGTTCATTcctaaaattcaatttaatgcCGGAATACTCACCTCCTGCCATTTTACAAAGAATTCCCTGTGTCTTGTAGGTGAATCGTCATCTGAATTCTCCTTCTTCTTTGGAGGTTCGTCAACCCATTTCCAAGTTAATATTTTAGCCACTTTACCCACCAGAGGGGGACAACCACATCTAGGACATTTCCAATCCCCATCAGGAATGTCCGTAAGGGGTGGATTGAGACAATGTGTATGGTAAGCAGATGTACAAGAATCACAACATAATAGTTCTCCACCGTCTTTACAAACTCTGCAGAATTCTTGATGTTCGTCATCATCTTGTTCGGCAGGacctatttaaaaataaattaatcatattGATATAATAAGATAAAATATGGATAAATACCTTCATTTTCACAATGAGGACAACTCCATTTTCCTTCGGGCGCTTCTTCTAATTCCGGTTCTAAGCATACCAGATGGTAGGCTCTAGGACAAGTATCACAAAGGATAATTTCTCCTCCTTGCTGACAAACCTCACAATAATCTTGGTGTTCATAGTTTTCATCTTCTGGTTTACCGCCCTTAACTTTCTTCTTCCTTTTTGTCTTGCAACCTAGTTCATATTAAATTACATTTCaagattaattttcattaaaaacgtatttaccaatttttgttttggCTTTGCGTTTTGGTTGTGGCGCTTCTTCTACATTTGCTTCAGGTGGTTGGGCACTCTCATCACCATTGGTCGATTTATTTGATTTAGGTTCTTCGGCTTCTTGTAACATTTGTTCAAATTCTGCATCCGAATCACGGTCCGAACCCCCAGCACTGTTATCACCTTCCTCATCCTAAAATAGTTATGGaaagaaaatttcaagtttaGGAACTACACATATATATAATTACCGAACTGCCTCTTTTTCTCTTCCCTAGCTTGATCTTGAGAGTCGGGACTTTAGTAGCAGCTTTCTTTTTACTTGGTCTACCTCTAGAACTCCGTTTTTTCTTAGATTTCTCCTCATCTTCTTCGTCATCAAAGTCATCGTCATATGGTTCAGAATCAGCctaaaataaatcagaaattaaTGTCAAGAATTGTGTTAAAACTATATGTAGTATATTCCACCTCTACTATCTTTTGTGCCGCCTCTTTAGATGCTCTAGATCGATTTACTTTGGGGTAAGTTTCTTCAGATGGTGTTGCAGCTGATGATTCGCTTTCGCTCTGTAAACTAGGGTTGGCATTTGAAAATTCACGCCATTTCGCCGCTACAAGCATCATAAGTTTAGACATTGGTAccttaaataaaacaaatagtaGTTGATTGTTCCGATGTGTAGAATTTTTCACTACCAAGGAGTATTGAACATACCTTAGGGTTTTCCTTGGTAAGTAGAGGCCTAACATGTTGTTGGAATAGTTTGTACGTTGTTAAATTTTGCATATCAGCATCAGAATAGTCTAGTTCGACATCAGTTAGACCAAATGTGGAGCAAACTTGTTCTATTGTTGGCATTCCTGAAAGTATggcaatttaataatatttagacAAAGTACTTCATCAAATGATACATTACCTCCTCCAGTACTGTGATCACCAGCTGGCGTTGGAGTAGAAGAAGTAGATGAATGTTTAGTAGAACCTTTTTTCCTTCCTCTTTTACTGGTACTTCCATAATCTGAGTCCCCGCCCGCAATTTCCTCTTCTGGAAAATCACTTTcctaaaaaaacattaaaattgtgTCATATAGTAAATTTGCATTTTCAATACAATCTTACATCTCCACTATCATTTTTgcgttttttcttctttttcttgccTTTCTTTTCTTCTCCTTTCGCTTTTCTTTTCTTccctttctttttcttcctaCCGTCTTCAGgttcataatcatcatcttcatcctatttttattaaatggaatattttttaaattttcacgcAATATAGAGAAtttcattaaacaaatattatttacaagtCTACCAATTTAAAAGTACGTTTCATGCAAAACTATTGCTAAAACATCAAAATCTCGTTCACATATACATTCAAGAGTTTATCAAAACTATGTTTAcatattaaagaaataattatgataaaaattcaagttttacCCCTCCTTTGGGCATAACATCTTCGGAATCAGGATCATTTTCTAATTGTTCGCCAGTGTCTTCGGGGGCATCTTCTTCCcctaaataataaaagaaatatttcaaacgcAAATTCCGACCATGTGGACGTTGGTCAATGTCATAATGACTTCATTTTGGAGGGAAATTATGAAATCTCTAACcccaaataataataaaaattttgactaaaatgATATAATTTGCAATCTGCCAATCTCTTTGTTTGATATCCTCCATTTTGTTAAGGGTCAGGATATGCCCGCGCGCTGtcacaaaaataatgaaaacctACCTCCCCCTGCCCCCGCGGGTATAATGGAAATGATTATAAGCAGTAATTATGATTTTTGTTACTGTATTTCAAGCAATGACTGAAAGACCAATAAATATccaatgaataataatttgaaagggTTATGTGAAATTCAGATTTGtttacaaaacattttattttaaagttgaAGAAGATTTAAAGTCGGCTTACGTTTGCATCTAGCTTACTAGACAAAACAAACTTACCGGCGAAAGAATCATCGACTTCATCGTCCGATGCCATTccttattgaatatttgaacaCAAGTTGTTGATgtttaacaaattttatcaaatttttaactaatccACAGCACTAACCAAATATAATAATGCACGATGACCGACGATACCCACTCGACCGTGTTCTTTAGATCTTTTTCCTATCCCCACTTTGGCTAGACTAACACTAGAGTAAAAATGGATTGACATGCGCAAGCATTACTATCtttgttttgttcatttatGTTCAGCTACTGCATCTTTGTTTACTTTTAAAACTCTAATATTTATGTTGGCATGTTGGATCGACTAGAACGCACCAACTTTTTAAGACGGTCCTTAATAGCTTGGCAATTACTAATTCTTTAagagaaaatgttaaataacaataatttgaagagtttttttgtaaatacatgaatattctaaaaatgtgTAATATTTAGATGAGTTtccagttaattttttttttggaaataagtGTAATGAAAGTGGAAACGGAAAAATAACATCTTGTATCagaaaatgtataataataCGAAATATTGACGAGATAAATTGGTTAGGAAATATTGTAtggaaaaatatgttattttagatttcgataaaaaaatggattaacATATTAAAGTTTACacgtaaacaaaaatataactaaaatttttagCAAATCGTGTTAACTAATATGATCAATATTGTGATTAGTTTTATCGGTATTGTATAATATGCATAAGTGAATAAAATTTGCGTTAGTGTCAAtataaaagttatgaaaaatatttaatctagATCTatttaatactaaatttttgtttacgGGATTTTTATTCTTAGTGTAAACCaagtaaaaagtttttgttttgtaaagCCGGCTCTACCTATTTCTAATGATTATATTCctatttttaacaaaagttCAAGGATAAGTTGCTCTCACATTTTATAGGATGGAATATTAAAActtaattcacaaaatttaaattttattaatgattacTATAATCATTTTTACATATAAGTATTTAAGGTAAcgtgaatttgaaaaaaaagccTGTGATACGTAGAAAAAAACCTGTTCGTACGCGAAAAATCGTTAAGTTATAAAATGGTTataattaaatgtaataaaattgtaaaaactttTAATGGCGAGACTTTAAAAACACGAAgagataataatataaatgtaaaaaaataattattttatccatGAGATGTGCaatttaaaagattttatttctattctaaaaaaatcaaaaataatttaaattacaatACAAGGATCATGGCTCATGTGATCGTTTTGTGAAATCGATAAAATcttcttaattattttaaacatttaccaattttaggttatattttgatagagcAGTGAAATGTCAACTAATGTTGACTTATCACTCGAGTGTTCaacataaaaatgtaaattttttatgcattcatttattatatttagaaaaattgttccaaatttaaaaagaaaaatcatcccccaaataaaattcaaatcatatcCTCGCCGCACGTACTTAATTAATTCTACTCGATACAAAAGCATGGATAGTTCACAATTTGAGGTACTTCCACCGCCTATTAAAAGCGAGAGCGATAAAAAAgagtatagagtaataaaattaaaaaatgaattagtaGCTTGTCTTATATCCGATAAAGCTGCAATTCctaaagaagaaatagaagCAGGTGAGACCGACGAAGAATCGGAAACAAGTTTGTCGTACAGCTCAGATTCAGAATCAAGCGATTCTGATGCAAGTCGAGTTTCTTCAAATTTAGAAGAAAAGAAATCTAATATAATAGATCAGAAAATGGCAGCAGCAGCTTTGTGCATAGGAGTTGGTAGTTTCAGCGATCCAAAAGAAATCCCGGGTAcgtaattcatattttaataagattttcattaattatttgcTAGTGAggttgaatttttaaatttcattctttGCTAATTTAAAATCTATGTATATGAAGTGAATAATATAAGTGGATGGTTAAGGGAAAATGTTTTAGCTCTTTTTTTgcttcatttaaatatttccaGGTATGGCTCATTTTTTAGAACATATGGTATTTATGGGTAGCGAAAAATTTCCCgctgaaaatgattttgattcatttattaaaaaaagtggtGGTAATGATAACGCTTCAACTGATACAGAAACAACTTGCTTCTATTTCGAGTGCCTTGAAAAACATTTACAAGTAGCTTTGGATAAGTTTTCTCAATTCTTTATTTCTcctttaatgaaaaaaaacgcAATGACTCGAGAAAGAGAATCGATAGAATCTGAATTTCAAATGGCACTACCCTCTGATTCTTCTAGAAAAGAACAACTTCTATGCCAATTAGCGAAGCCCGAAACTCCTGTAAATTCTTTTGGATGgggaaatttgaaaactttacgTGATGATATATCTGATGAAAAGTTGTACGAAGGGGTACATGCGTTTAGGAAAAGACATTATTCGGCTCACAGGATGACTTTGGCTATACAAGCTAGATTACCATTGGATActcttcaaaaatttgttgtgGAATCTTTTTCTCAAGTACCAAACAACAAACTAAGCAAAGATGATTTTAGTGCCTTTTCAGATGTATTTAACACGCCGGATTTTACTAGACTTTATTATATTAAACCAATCAAACAACTGATTAAATTAGATTTAAACTGGAGCTTACCATCCTTACAACATAAATATAAGAGTAAACCTTTGCATTATGTGTCGTTTTTAATAGGAGACGAAGGTAGAGGAAGTTTATTATCTTATTTAAAGAAACGGATGTGGGCTATTTCAATTCAAGCCGGTAAAAAAGTCCCTAtgtcattttatttatttttcaattagaaattttcaattttaggtAACGAAGAAACTGGTAGTGATCATAATTCTATGTTTGCcttattcaatatttcagtaGGTCTTACTGAGGAAGGTCAGAAACacgtatttgaaataattgaagctGTTTTCTCTTACATCAATTTACTTAAAAAAGTTGGACCACAAAGGAGAATATACGAcgaaattaaattgataatcGATACAAGCTTCAGATTCGCTACTGAATCATCACCTGTAGATAACGTGGAAAGTTTGTGCGAATCCATGCAGATCTACCCATCCGCAGATTACATAACAGGATCTGAGATATTTTACGAATTCGATCCTAAGGCTATAACGACTGTGATGGATAGTTTAGTCCCGAAGAAAGTTAATGTTATGGTTACAACTAAAGATTTACCTGATGGtctaaaatttgataaaacagaaaaatggtTCAGTACTGAATATACTGATCTACCCATACCGGAAGATGTAATAACCAAATGGGAAACCGTAGAACCTTATCCGGAATTAAACGTCCCACCTATTAATCCTTATTTAACTAATAACTTTGCCATCCTTCCAGAAACGAACAAACATCCAGAATATCCTCAAAAATTGATAGATACCGCAAAATGCGAGCTGTGGTTTAGAAAAGATCAAACC
This window encodes:
- the LOC130898771 gene encoding nardilysin isoform X1, with amino-acid sequence MHSFIIFRKIVPNLKRKIIPQIKFKSYPRRTYLINSTRYKSMDSSQFEVLPPPIKSESDKKEYRVIKLKNELVACLISDKAAIPKEEIEAGETDEESETSLSYSSDSESSDSDASRVSSNLEEKKSNIIDQKMAAAALCIGVGSFSDPKEIPEHMVFMGSEKFPAENDFDSFIKKSGGNDNASTDTETTCFYFECLEKHLQVALDKFSQFFISPLMKKNAMTRERESIESEFQMALPSDSSRKEQLLCQLAKPETPVNSFGWGNLKTLRDDISDEKLYEGVHAFRKRHYSAHRMTLAIQARLPLDTLQKFVVESFSQVPNNKLSKDDFSAFSDVFNTPDFTRLYYIKPIKQLIKLDLNWSLPSLQHKYKSKPLHYVSFLIGDEGRGSLLSYLKKRMWAISIQAGNEETGSDHNSMFALFNISVGLTEEGQKHVFEIIEAVFSYINLLKKVGPQRRIYDEIKLIIDTSFRFATESSPVDNVESLCESMQIYPSADYITGSEIFYEFDPKAITTVMDSLVPKKVNVMVTTKDLPDGLKFDKTEKWFSTEYTDLPIPEDVITKWETVEPYPELNVPPINPYLTNNFAILPETNKHPEYPQKLIDTAKCELWFRKDQTYKLPMAYYYFCLVSPTAVESARSLTLSEMFLNLLSFAIAEEAYPANTANIGHQFSMGEKGIEFKVSGFNEKIPTLIEVITKYIKNLQDFIDERMFEVIKETLLKSYCNKILKPSTLAKDTRLKVLLVNYWTPVDRYNELSKLTFEDVVIFINEYRKKLYIKSLVQGNVSEDVALNTVKNFVETLEIEELPKEHYPSFVIAQIPLGQKCLLVESFNKNDTNSITSNYYQVGPYNIRDSVIIDIMMMIIEEPLFDVLRTKEQLGYHVYCTSRDTYGILGFSLTVNSQAVKFTTHHLDQRIEAFLKHSQKILEETSPKDFEEIKEDLIKTKELADTHLKEEVDRNWSEITNDYFMFDRIKREIEEIKVTKYEEIINWWNSYNLFGKQESCRKLSIQVIGHVPDADVVSKGETLEAFTDKQIMVKLLDSNDVKREVAASDYIVDNIDAFKAKLQLFPPRSIK
- the LOC130898771 gene encoding nardilysin isoform X2, with the translated sequence MHSFIIFRKIVPNLKRKIIPQIKFKSYPRRTYLINSTRYKSMDSSQFEVLPPPIKSESDKKEYRVIKLKNELVACLISDKAAIPKEEIEAGETDEESETSLSYSSDSESSDSDASRVSSNLEEKKSNIIDQKMAAAALCIGVGSFSDPKEIPGMAHFLEHMVFMGSEKFPAENDFDSFIKKSGGNDNASTDTETTCFYFECLEKHLQVALDKFSQFFISPLMKKNAMTRERESIESEFQMALPSDSSRKEQLLCQLAKPETPVNSFGWGNLKTLRDDISDEKLYEGVHAFRKRHYSAHRMTLAIQARLPLDTLQKFVVESFSQVPNNKLSKDDFSAFSDVFNTPDFTRLYYIKPIKQLIKLDLNWSLPSLQHKYKSKPLHYVSFLIGDEGRGSLLSYLKKRMWAISIQAGNEETGSDHNSMFALFNISVGLTEEGQKHVFEIIEAVFSYINLLKKVGPQRRIYDEIKLIIDTSFRFATESSPVDNVESLCESMQIYPSADYITGSEIFYEFDPKAITTVMDSLVPKKVNVMVTTKDLPDGLKFDKTEKWFSTEYTDLPIPEDVITKWETVEPYPELNVPPINPYLTNNFAILPETNKHPEYPQKLIDTAKCELWFRKDQTYKLPMAYYYFCLVSPTAVESARSLTLSEMFLNLLSFAIAEEAYPANTANIGHQFSMGEKGIEFKVSGFNEKIPTLIEVITKYIKNLQDFIDERMFEVIKETLLKSYCNKILKPSTLAKDTRLKVLLVNYWTPVDRYNELSKLTFEDVVIFINEYRKKLYIKSLVQGNVSEDVALNTVKNFVETLEIEELPKEHYPSFVIAQIPLGQKCLLVESFNKNDTNSITSNYYQVGPYNIRDSVIIDIMMMIIEEPLFDVLRTKEQLGYHVYCTSRDTYGILGFSLTVNSQAVKFTTHHLDQRIEAFLKHSQKILEETSPKDFEEIKEDLIKTKELADTHLKEEVDRNWSEITNDYFMFDRIKREIEEIKVTKYEEIINWWNSYNLFGKQESCRKLSIQVIGHVPDADVVSKGETLEAFTDKQIMVKLLDSNDVKREVAASDYIVDNIDAFKAKLQLFPPRSIK